In Pseudomonas fluorescens NCIMB 11764, a single window of DNA contains:
- a CDS encoding type IV pilin protein, translating into MRRSNRGFTLIEIMIVIAIIGIVITIGYPSLTEYVKKGRRAEVAGLLSEQAQILERFYSKSNVYTGATGLSTGNDYYTITPTLTDQTFLLTATRKAGSMATDKCGDFTITNTGVRSMVGAKTGLTTKDCWGR; encoded by the coding sequence ATGCGCAGATCCAACCGAGGTTTTACCCTGATCGAAATCATGATCGTGATTGCGATCATCGGGATCGTCATCACCATTGGCTACCCGAGCCTCACCGAATACGTGAAAAAGGGGCGTCGGGCTGAAGTGGCGGGTCTGCTCTCCGAGCAGGCGCAAATTCTCGAACGGTTTTACTCGAAGAGTAATGTCTACACCGGTGCCACCGGCCTGAGCACCGGCAATGACTATTACACGATCACCCCGACCCTGACCGACCAGACCTTCCTGCTGACCGCGACACGCAAGGCCGGCAGCATGGCCACTGACAAGTGTGGCGACTTCACTATCACCAACACCGGTGTCAGAAGCATGGTCGGAGCAAAGACCGGGCTGACCACCAAGGATTGCTGGGGACGCTGA